A region from the Cervus elaphus chromosome 10, mCerEla1.1, whole genome shotgun sequence genome encodes:
- the MCRIP2 gene encoding MAPK regulated corepressor interacting protein 2 — translation MYTITKGPSKLVAQRRTGPTQQQVESRLGELLKCRHSAPIPQHPRAQPPGPWPLSSPGPRLVFNRVNGRRPPATSPSFEGTQEPYTLAHEENVRFVSEAWQQVEQQLGGGPAGESGPRPVQYVERTPNPRLQNFVPIDLDEWWAQQFLARITNCS, via the exons ATGTACACCATCACCAAGGGACCCAGCAAGCTGGTCGCGCAGCGGCGCACAG GTCCGACGCAGCAGCAGGTGGAGAGCAGGCTCGGCGAGCTCCTGAAATGCCGGCATTCCGCGCCGATCCCGCAGCACCCGCGGGCACAGCCGCCGGGCCCCTGGCCCCTGTCGAG TCCAGGGCCGAGGCTCGTGTTCAATCGGGTGAATGGCCGCCGGCCGCCTGCCACGTCCCCATCCTTCGAGGGAACCCAGGAGCCCTACACACTGGCCCACGAGGAGAACGTCCGATTTGTGTCAGAAG CCTGGCAGCAAGTGGAGCAGCAGCTGGGTGGTGGCCCGGCCGGTGAGAGCGGGCCAAGGCCTGTGCAGTATGTGGAGAGGACCCCCAACCCCCGGCTGCAGA ACTTCGTGCCCATCGACCTGGACGAGTGGTGGGCACAGCAGTTCCTGGCCAGGATCACCAACTGCTCCTAG